A stretch of DNA from Candidatus Saganbacteria bacterium:
GGCGCCAAGCTCTGCCGCTATCCGACAAGCTAAAGCTAGATAGCGAGCTTCAAGCTTTTCCATTTCTTTGCCGACCGCGGTAACAGCCATTACCGGGATGTCATATTTTTCGCAAAGATTTACCAATTCGGCCAAATTCAATAAAGTTTCTTTTTCATAGTTGCTTCCGACAAAGATCGAAACTCCCACAGAGCTTGCATTAAGCCGGAGGATCTCTTCGATGGATGTGGTAAGCCCTTCATTCGCGAGGTCTTTTCCTACAATGCTCGTGCCGCCGGACACCCTTAATATTATCGGTTTGCTTATATTCGCATCGATTGAGGAGCGTAAAACGCCTCTGGTTACAAAAAGAGCATCGCAATAAGGCAGCAGCGGTTTAATTGTCTCACCCGGTTTTTCAAGGCAATGCGTGGGCCCCTGGAAATATCCATGGTCTATCGGCAAAAAGAAACAATGTCCGTCGTCTTGAAATAATTTGCTTAACCTGTTTTTCATTCCCCAATTCATGATTATTCCTCCTATTATGGGCCAGTTTCAAACTATCTTCAAGCTGACAATAGTTGTTCTATGTAAAACTTAGCCCTTTCAACATACTCCGCTTCTTTTTCCTCGAATAAAAATGGGCGCAGGGAATTTGCCATCTTTTCAAGCTCTTTATCGGGAATGGCAAAAATGATCTCTTTTAGGAATTCCCTGGGGGAGATATTGACCTTTTTTTCCCTTAAAATATAATCGTCCACCGGGAATTTTTTTGAAAGCATCATGATAAGATCATAAACATGGCGGCCCCTTCTGTGGGTGCTTAATGCCAGCATTTTCTCGCAAAAAATATAGCCATCGGTCATAGTGAAAATCGGGAACATTTCCCCGAAGTTATTGACGACCACCTCATTGGTCTTCAGTTCCCATGATGGCTGGTGGATCTCGACCTTTACCATCAATTGCCCTCTTGCATCTATTAATTGATAAGCGCTTTGAAGCTCCCTATTAAAAGTGAATTTCGCGGTTAAAAGGTTGCCGCGATGATCGAAATCGACGCCGCTGTTCAAGTTCTCGCGTTCAAACTCGCTTTGGACATAATGCGCCATATCCACGAATTCATTTTTTTTGAATTTTTCACCGTTAAAATCGAGGTCTTCCGAGAACCTTTTAAACCCGTGGACGAAACGCAGGTAAGTCCCACCTAAAAAATAGGATCTTTTCCCCAAAGGATGCCTATATAAATGTTTTAGGATAAGGGTTTGGATGTATTCGCGCAAAATCCCCCTTATCTTATTTGTCGGCATCCCTTTATTCTTCGCGTATTCGAGAAGCGCTTCATAAGTTAGCATATATTTTGTTGATCTCCTCCTTGATCTTCTTTGGATATAATTTCATGTATATTTGCAGCTTCTTTTTATCCAAAAGTCTTAATGCCTTTATTTCGAAGCGCTTTGAAATTTCCCCATTGGTCCTCAATTTAAGATACAAATAATCTATCAGCGCCTTTTCCGGTTCAGCGATTTTGATATCAAAACCTTGTTCTTTAATAATCCGATATCCCGTAAAAGCTTTGGGCCGGACCGTTCGATAAACAAACGATCCAAATCGGCGCGTTGCCTTTGTTGTTACCGAAGTTACACCTATCGCGACTTCGGGGATAATGCTGTAGGTTGATAGCGCGGTCTCAAGTGAAACATATGACGGCTCGTAGAGGCGATTGGCAATGAACATATCAGGGATATTTTTCCGTTCAGGGTAAGCGATCTCGTAAAAACCGCGGCGAATAGCTCTTAGCCAGCCTTTTTTCTTCCAAAAATATACCTGGAATTTAAGGGTTCTTGGTGACTCCTTTGGGAAAAGTCTTTTCAAGTCCCTAAAGCTAAAAACATACAGCTGGTTCTTGGTTAGCTTTTTGTATAGTTCTTCATATTTCATTTGGTTATAATATATTATAACTTACTGAAACATCCATTGTCAAGCACCGGAAATAATTTAGTGTTCCGGTGCCGTGATGTTAAGCGGCGAATGCAAAAAAGCAGGAAGATGAGGAACTGTTTCATGTCTGCCAGATTCCAGCGCTGCCGCTGTCTTTCGAGCAAAATCAATGACATCAGTCGGCAACCCCATTTTCTCCGCTACATCAATACCTGAACTGCGCCCTCTTCCTTCCTGCAATTCAAACGGCTTATCCCCAAAAAACTCAACCGATAATGGCCGATGGGGAAGAGTGTCTTTTGGCATTCGGTCGACATATTCAAATAGCTCGGTATAGTTGGTTGTCAAAACTACTTTGGCACTGTGCTTGGCTAAATAGCGGGCAATAGCACTTTGCAAGGCCGCCGCCTCC
This window harbors:
- a CDS encoding nucleotidyl transferase AbiEii/AbiGii toxin family protein; this translates as MLTYEALLEYAKNKGMPTNKIRGILREYIQTLILKHLYRHPLGKRSYFLGGTYLRFVHGFKRFSEDLDFNGEKFKKNEFVDMAHYVQSEFERENLNSGVDFDHRGNLLTAKFTFNRELQSAYQLIDARGQLMVKVEIHQPSWELKTNEVVVNNFGEMFPIFTMTDGYIFCEKMLALSTHRRGRHVYDLIMMLSKKFPVDDYILREKKVNISPREFLKEIIFAIPDKELEKMANSLRPFLFEEKEAEYVERAKFYIEQLLSA
- the lsrF gene encoding 3-hydroxy-5-phosphonooxypentane-2,4-dione thiolase; protein product: MNWGMKNRLSKLFQDDGHCFFLPIDHGYFQGPTHCLEKPGETIKPLLPYCDALFVTRGVLRSSIDANISKPIILRVSGGTSIVGKDLANEGLTTSIEEILRLNASSVGVSIFVGSNYEKETLLNLAELVNLCEKYDIPVMAVTAVGKEMEKLEARYLALACRIAAELGAKVVKTYWCEKDFDKVVNGCPVPVVMAGGPKCATEHDVFKFVHDGMQKGSVGINLGRNVWQSPHPVAVAAALQAIIHKNASVKEAQDIFNENK